The following DNA comes from Armatimonadota bacterium.
GACCGCATCAGTTCGTCGACGCAGGCAGAGCTTGCGCGCTCTGTGTCGAGCGTGAGGACGAACTCGACGTTGACCGGCTTCTTTGAGTACCGCTGAGCGCTGACTCTGTACCGCTTGTACACCTTCATGTCGATCGAGACGCGACCAAGCGCGACGTTCGCTTCGATCAGCTCCCGCAGCGGGATCGTGCCGTCCGTCGAGTAGCTGGTCAGCACGTAGCGCGCGTTGATCTCCCTCAGCAGGCTTCTATACTCGCCTATTGCGTCCGATCGAGAGTTGTAGGCGCTTCTGCGCTCGGTTCGCCAATCGAGTCGAATCGCGGCCTTTGTTCCTGGGGTGATACGCTTGCTCAACAAAGGCTTGTCCCAAAGGGCGACCGAATTGAGCACATGGTAGTTGCTACCATAAGGGTGCTGGTTGTACGGCGGATCGATGTAGACGACGTCTAATCTGCGGCTGGCGAGGCTGCGAGCGACCTCGCTTGCATCTCCGCAGACGACTTCGTTCGCTCTGCCGTTGTCGCGGAACACCGAGGGTCTGAGTTTCAGATCGGTCGCGATGCGGTAAAGCGCGGTCCCCGTCTTCCCGCCCCAACCGTTGTGAAACCCTTTGAACACTCCGCTCGTGTTGCTGCGGTAGCACGCCTCGTACAGCAGCGGAGCGATCAGACAGTCGCTCTCCGCACGGTCGATCGCTCCACCTTGCAGCCACTCTTCGATCTGCACGCGGATCGCGTCGATACGCATCCCGTTCTTCCGCATGTAGAACATGCGGTCACGGCTCACGTCGTAATCGTCGTCGCTCAGCGGGCACAGGTGTTCGGTGACCCAGTCGACTCGGCCGGGAAGCTC
Coding sequences within:
- a CDS encoding DNA adenine methylase; this translates as MPYDARQHAAASTEEYAYNQVIPYIGSKRKLLDLIQIALRRCDLNEDAVFVDLFAGSGVVSRLAKTLGYKVIANDWEPYARCINGCYIGQNKPPEFASFGGYVSAIKLLNELPGRVDWVTEHLCPLSDDDYDVSRDRMFYMRKNGMRIDAIRVQIEEWLQGGAIDRAESDCLIAPLLYEACYRSNTSGVFKGFHNGWGGKTGTALYRIATDLKLRPSVFRDNGRANEVVCGDASEVARSLASRRLDVVYIDPPYNQHPYGSNYHVLNSVALWDKPLLSKRITPGTKAAIRLDWRTERRSAYNSRSDAIGEYRSLLREINARYVLTSYSTDGTIPLRELIEANVALGRVSIDMKVYKRYRVSAQRYSKKPVNVEFVLTLDTERASSACVDELMRSVWETESQALRSYGDVTVAGSGDGI